Proteins encoded within one genomic window of Scheffersomyces stipitis CBS 6054 chromosome 3, complete sequence:
- the MDL2 gene encoding ATP-binding transporter (ATP-binding transporter, 3- prime end~go_component membrane; integral to membrane~go_function ATP binding~go_process transport), which yields MKKCRVLQLKSCFFPQTQNPDMSFKYPVPSKPKSHMDKEVKSRLSATSNFPKRSVIYNESILKNSVIHPKNFHNFVSIRSFSTGSIISKDIHKDVGDGKSKAELSNSLNAHLELARLKKQEIKQEEKVEQIKSKKSFRQNLQTIGRIIRLGKPDLRLFLYALAFILFAVLYPTTAVKLVGASIDAYNSHVIDADGDLLIWGYKYSTVFTFMVPFMMVSAVCFWARIWVLKVLGERLVARLRLRVMKHLLRHDAAFYDQEKHKVGDLISRLSSDAYVVSKSITSNLPDGLKNFLFGIISSYMMYSINPLLFCVMLLISPPITIGSVWYGEKIRELSTRLQNATAGLTKISEETLNAVKLVKAFTGEQKELSKYSDQLRQVVKVAKKEALAQSNYSVSIYGLYHTGYLSCIALGVYLILNGSMTTGDVVAFTMYSELFNSSLYSLTTTYMELMKGAGAGVKLFDLIDHDNEVPAITGEKIPQWIGNDIEFKDVVFSYPTRPTDKVFRGCSFKISPSSSTCIVAPSGCGKSTIAALLLRSYNIDEGEITIGGVNIKDVQVRELRRKVIGIVQQEPVLLSGSILENIVYGLTPQEINDLTMDDIIEISRQANCHDFIEAFPDGYNTLIGSRGASLSGGQKQRIAIARALIKKPSVLILDEATSALDSKSESLINETLKDLTSQGKMTIISIAHRLSTISKSEFVVVLGKNGNVVEQGRFVELFSNANSELSKLLDESSNLKQEQKLSDQEIEQQDHINHETELLEITQKLGKLESLKAIIDDLPLELKKELVEQMSNESKENQSELVEQIVEESKKADSDLPNPKLTPDELR from the exons atgaagaaatgtcGAGTTTTACAATTGAAGTCTTGCTTCTTTCCACAAACCCAGAACCCGGATATGTCTTT CAAATACCCAGTTCCTCTGAAGCCGAAGTCTCATATGGAcaaagaagtgaaaagtcGGCTTTCCGCTACTTCAAACTTTCCAAAGCGATCAGTAATATACAATGAAtcgattttgaagaatagtGTGATACATCCTAAGAATTTCCACAATTTTGTCAGCATACGGTCGTTTTCGACTGGATCTATCATTTCGAAAGATATACATAAAGATGTAGGAGATGGGAAATCCAAAGCAGAATTGTCCAATTCGCTCAATGCCCATTTGGAATTGGCCCGATTGAAAAAGCAAGAGATcaagcaagaagagaaagtgGAGCAAATCAAGAGCAAAAAGTCATTTCGCCAGAATCTCCAGACTATTGGCCGAATCATCCGATTAGGTAAACCAGATTTGAGGTTATTCTTGTATGCTTTAGCATTCATTTTATTCGCTGTCTTGtatccaacaacagctGTGAAGTTAGTAGGAGCCTCCATAGATGCTTATAACTCCCATGTGATAGATGCTGATGGAGATTTGCTCATCTGGGGATATAAGTATTCCACAGTGTTCACCTTCATGGTACCGTTCATGATGGTCAGTGCAGTGTGTTTCTGGGCCAGAATCTGGGTGTTGAAGGTTTTAGGAGAACGTCTTGTAGCGAGATTGCGTCTTCGTGTTATGAAGCATTTGTTGCGACATGATGCAGCTTTCTACGACCAGGAGAAACATAAAGTGGGAGACTTGATATCTCGTTTATCGAGTGATGCCTATGTAGTTTCCAAATCCATTACCAGTAACTTGCCCGATGgattgaagaacttcttgtttggTATCATCTCTTCTTATATGATGTATTCAATCAACCCCCTCCTCTTCTGTgtgatgttgttgatctCTCCACCTATCACGATAGGCTCTGTATGGTATGGTGAGAAAATCAGAGAACTTTCTACCAGACTCCAGAATGCAACGGCTGGCCTCACAAAAATCAGTGAGGAAACGCTTAATGCTGTCAAGTTGGTAAAGGCATTCACAGGGGAACAGAAAGAGTTGTCCAAGTATTCAGATCAACTTCGTCAAGTAGTCAAGGTAGCAAAAAAGGAAGCTCTTGCTCAGTCAAACTACTCGGTTTCCATATACGGATTGTACCACACTGGTTACTTGTCGTGTATAGCATTAGGAGTgtatttgatattgaacGGGTCCATGACTACTGGTGATGTGGTTGCTTTCACAATGTATCTGGAGTTGTTCAACCTGTCATTATACAGTCTAACCACTACCTATATGGAGTTGATGAAAGGAGCTGGAGCCGGAGTCAAACTCTTCGACCTAATAGACCATGACAACGAGGTTCCGGCTATAACCGGGGAAAAAATTCCCCAATGGATAGGAAATGACATCGAGTTCAAGGACGTGGTGTTCAGTTATCCTACTAGGCCTACTGATAAAGTCTTCAGAGGCTGTAGTTTCAAGATCTCTCCATCTTCCAGTACTTGTATAGTTGCTCCTTCTGGTTGTGGGAAGTCTACGATAGCTGCGTTGCTCTTAAGATCTTACAATATCGATGAAGGAGAAATAACTATAGGAGGTGTCAACATCAAGGACGTCCAAGTTCGTGAATTGAGACGAAAGGTCATTGGcattgttcaacaagagCCAGTATTGTTGTCTGGAAGTATCTTGGAGAACATCGTCTACGGTTTGACTCCTCAGGAAATCAACGACCTCACCATGGATGATATAATTGAGATTTCTAGACAAGCCAACTGTCACGATTTCATAGAAGCTTTTCCCGATGGCTATAACACGTTAATTGGATCTCGTGGAGCTTCTTTGTCTGGAGGACAGAAGCAAAGAATCGCAATCGCTCGGGCTTTGATCAAAAAACCTTCAGTATTAATATTAGACGAAGCCACGTCAGCTCTTGACTCTAAGCTGGAAAGCTTGATCAATGAGACATTGAAGGATCTCACATCGCAAGGAAAGATGACGATAATATCGATTGCGCATCGTTTGTCGACAATTTCTAAGTCGGAGTTTGTAGTGGTACTTGGGAAGAACGGTAACGTAGTTGAACAGGGTAGATTTGTTGAGTTGTTCAGCAATGCCAACTCCGAGTTGTCCAAACTATTAGACGAATCGAGCAACTTGAAGCAGGAACAAAAGCTTTCAGaccaagagattgaacAGCAAGACCATATAAACCATGAGACAGAGTTGTTAGAAATTACCCAGAAATTGGGCAAGTTGGAATCTTTGAAAGCGATCATAGACGACTTGCCATtagagttgaagaaagaattggtGGAACAAATGTCCAACGAATCTAAAGAGAATCAAAGCGAGCTCGTTGAGCAAatagttgaagaaagtaaAAAGGCAGATCTGGACTTACCCAATCCGAAGTTGACTCCTGATGAATTaagatga